The region GTTGTACATACCACCCACTTTCCATTCACGCTCGGTTATTTCACCATCCACGATCATTAATTTCGAATTCAAACCATAAGAAACAGGAGTTTCATCTGCAGTGTCCGTAATGTTCTTGTAGTAATTTTCAACTTCATCCTGATCTACTCCTTCGTAAAAATTATTTGCCGATTCAAGAACTAAATCAACACTATCTTTTAGATTAACTCCCTTGGCTCCTATTGTTGGATCGAAAATAATTTGAGATAAATGGTACTTTAACGAATCTATTGTGTTGCCTTCACGAATCGGAAATAAAGATTGATCCGAACCATCAATTAATTCTACCAAATACTCTTCCTTAAAATCAGGTATTAGTTTATCTGTTGAATAATGATGATGAATACCGTTTGAGAACCAAAATCGTTTCGTGTATACCATGAAATCCTCAAAGTCAGAAACCGTTTTATCTCCTTGGTAAGAAGCAACGATAGCTTCTAAAGATCGTCTTACATATAGGTTGTGTTTGAATTTCTGGTCAAAAACCATATCTCTACCACTTAATGCTGCTTGATACAGATAGTAACACAATTCCTTTTCTTTCAAAGACAATTCATCAAAACCAGGAATCTGGTATCGAATAACTTTTAAGTCCGAAAAACGCTCACTTAAAAACTTAAAATCGGCTTCAACCGATTTCTTTTTATCTCCGCACGACACAAGAAACAAACTTGCAACTAATAGTAAACCGAGTAAGCTTTTAATCATAATAACTGTTTGAATGGATGATGAATAATAAAAATAAGCTATTTCTAATGAGAATGAGGTCTCGTTTCAACTGGACTGTTTTTTTTGTCTGCGACTTCTTCCTCCTCAATTTCTCTATCGCTAAACTCAGACAAATTAGGTTGGCCTCCGTTTACCCAAGCCGAATACCAGAAGCATGCGACATTAAGAACAGACAGTCTAAATCTCCTTTCCACCATACCATTAAGCATTCTATTATACTCTTCTACAAAAGCATCTGAATATGTTCTTATATTGCTGTTACCACGTTTTATCACAGCATATTTCAAATCAGGATCGAATACTTTGCTTAAGTCTCGCTCGAAATTGAGAACAGAATCTTTCGCATGAAAACTATCTTCAATAATTTCCCAGGAAGCGCTTAAAGGAGAATCAAAATAATTGGCTCTTCCCACGAATAGATCATAATCTTTAGCTAGCATCTCAGGAATCCTCGTTTCCCAGAGTCCATGTATACCTCTCTGCCCAGTTAACTGACCATTATAATTTAACGTAGTATGTAACGGCACATGAGAATCGGCAACGTAATGCCCAATATTGGCAGACCAATACAAGATACTGCTTTCATTTTTTTCTTTAAAAGCATTGGTAAGGGCATAAATACATAGCTGGATATTCCAAGGCAGTATACCGTATTCAATTAACGTATCCTCTGTAAACTTCTCAACTGCCTCGTCCCACCTCCTTGGCATTACCTCGAATGGATGTGTTGGGTGGTAGAAATCTATATCTATGTAATGTTTACATGCTTCTCCATCGGTTGAGTACCTTCTCTTGTCCGCGTCTACTGCATGCCTTTCTACATAATCTATATTGGCTTTATAAAAACCAACCATCTCGGGAGGCAGAGAAAAA is a window of Flavobacteriales bacterium DNA encoding:
- a CDS encoding S1/P1 Nuclease: MHSHLFLFSLISFFAFPSIGFGWGFYAHREINKMAVFSLPPEMVGFYKANIDYVERHAVDADKRRYSTDGEACKHYIDIDFYHPTHPFEVMPRRWDEAVEKFTEDTLIEYGILPWNIQLCIYALTNAFKEKNESSILYWSANIGHYVADSHVPLHTTLNYNGQLTGQRGIHGLWETRIPEMLAKDYDLFVGRANYFDSPLSASWEIIEDSFHAKDSVLNFERDLSKVFDPDLKYAVIKRGNSNIRTYSDAFVEEYNRMLNGMVERRFRLSVLNVACFWYSAWVNGGQPNLSEFSDREIEEEEVADKKNSPVETRPHSH